A genomic window from Tolypothrix sp. PCC 7910 includes:
- the tkt gene encoding transketolase, giving the protein MAVATQSLEELSINSIRFLAIDAVEKAKSGHPGLPMGAAPMAFVLWDRFMRFNPKNPKWFNRDRFILSAGHGSMLQYALLYLFGYDSVTIEDIKQFRQWESRTPGHPENFMTAGVEVTTGPLGQGIANGVGFAIAEAHLAAKFNKPEANIVDHYTYVILGDGCNMEGVSGEACSFAGHLGLGKLIALYDDNHISIDGSTDVAFTEDVSKRFEAYGWHVQHVENGNTDLEAIAKAIEAAKAVSDKPSFIKVTTTIGYGSPNKANTAGVHGAALGTDEVALTRKNLGWEYEPFVVPQDVLNHTHKAVERGAGYESEWNKAFADYKAKYPQEAAEFERYLSGKLPDGWDKVLPTYTPEDKGLPTRKHSETCLNKLSAVLPELIGGSADLTHSNLTELKGKGDFQKGQYQNPNIHYGVREHGMGAIVNGIALHGSGLIPYGATFLIFTDYMRAPIRLSALSQAGGIWVMTHDSIGQGEDGPTHQPIETLASLRAIPKLTVLRPADGTETSGAYKIAIERAKANAPTLLALTRQNVPNLAGTSIEGVAKGGYIVVDSEGTPDIILIGTGSELSLAVTAAEKLTAEGKKVRVVSLPAWDLFDAQDAAYRESVLPKAVTKRLSVEAGSSFGWHKYVGSEGATVSIDTFGASAPGNVVLEKFGFSVDNVLAKAKELLG; this is encoded by the coding sequence ATGGCTGTTGCAACCCAATCCCTCGAAGAACTATCTATTAACTCGATTCGCTTCTTGGCTATTGATGCCGTAGAAAAAGCAAAATCGGGACACCCAGGGCTGCCGATGGGCGCTGCTCCAATGGCTTTTGTACTTTGGGATCGCTTTATGCGGTTTAACCCCAAAAATCCCAAATGGTTTAACCGCGATCGCTTCATCCTATCTGCCGGTCATGGCTCGATGTTGCAGTATGCCCTGCTGTACCTTTTTGGTTACGACAGTGTAACTATTGAGGACATCAAGCAATTCCGTCAGTGGGAATCCAGAACCCCCGGACACCCAGAAAACTTCATGACTGCTGGTGTAGAAGTTACTACCGGGCCTCTGGGTCAAGGGATTGCCAATGGAGTTGGTTTTGCGATCGCAGAAGCCCACCTAGCTGCTAAATTCAACAAACCCGAGGCCAATATTGTTGACCACTACACCTACGTGATTTTGGGTGATGGTTGCAACATGGAAGGTGTTTCTGGTGAAGCTTGTTCTTTTGCAGGGCACTTGGGATTAGGCAAACTGATCGCGCTGTACGATGATAACCACATCTCCATTGATGGTTCCACAGATGTAGCCTTCACCGAAGATGTTTCTAAGCGATTTGAAGCTTACGGCTGGCACGTTCAACACGTCGAGAACGGCAACACCGACCTAGAAGCGATCGCAAAAGCAATTGAAGCTGCTAAAGCTGTTAGCGATAAGCCTTCTTTCATTAAGGTCACAACCACCATCGGTTATGGTTCCCCCAACAAAGCCAACACCGCTGGTGTTCACGGTGCTGCTTTGGGTACAGATGAAGTTGCATTAACCCGGAAAAACTTGGGTTGGGAATATGAACCTTTCGTAGTTCCCCAAGATGTCCTCAACCACACTCACAAAGCTGTTGAACGTGGTGCAGGTTACGAATCTGAATGGAACAAAGCTTTTGCTGATTACAAAGCTAAGTATCCCCAAGAAGCAGCTGAATTTGAACGTTACTTAAGCGGCAAATTACCAGATGGTTGGGATAAAGTACTACCCACCTATACCCCCGAAGACAAAGGACTACCCACCCGGAAACATTCCGAAACTTGCCTCAACAAACTCTCGGCAGTATTACCAGAGTTAATCGGTGGTTCCGCTGACTTAACCCACTCCAACTTAACCGAACTCAAGGGTAAGGGCGATTTCCAAAAAGGACAATACCAAAACCCCAACATCCACTATGGTGTACGGGAACATGGTATGGGTGCAATTGTCAATGGTATCGCGTTGCATGGTTCCGGCTTAATTCCCTACGGCGCTACCTTCCTGATCTTCACAGACTACATGCGCGCACCCATCCGCTTATCTGCTTTGTCTCAAGCCGGTGGTATTTGGGTAATGACTCACGACTCCATTGGTCAAGGTGAAGACGGCCCCACCCACCAACCAATAGAAACCCTGGCTTCCCTGCGTGCTATTCCAAAGCTGACAGTGCTTCGCCCCGCAGACGGTACAGAAACCTCTGGTGCTTACAAAATAGCAATTGAGAGAGCAAAGGCAAATGCTCCTACTCTATTAGCGTTAACCCGTCAAAATGTTCCTAACTTAGCAGGTACCTCGATTGAAGGTGTAGCTAAGGGTGGATACATTGTGGTAGATAGCGAAGGCACACCAGATATCATCCTGATTGGTACTGGTTCAGAATTGAGCCTCGCTGTTACTGCTGCTGAAAAACTCACAGCCGAAGGTAAGAAAGTTCGCGTTGTTTCCTTACCTGCATGGGATTTGTTTGACGCACAAGATGCAGCTTATAGAGAGTCTGTATTACCAAAAGCTGTCACCAAGCGTTTGTCTGTAGAAGCTGGCTCCAGTTTCGGCTGGCACAAGTATGTAGGTAGTGAAGGCGCTACCGTTAGTATTGATACATTTGGTGCTTCCGCGCCTGGTAATGTTGTCCTAGAGAAGTTTGGCTTTAGTGTTGATAATGTATTAGCTAAAGCAAAAGAATTGTTGGGTTAA
- a CDS encoding CoB--CoM heterodisulfide reductase iron-sulfur subunit B family protein: MLSQSLKYAYFPGCVAQGACRELYQSTQALTKALGIELIELKKAACCGSGTFKEDSQLLEDTVNARNIALAEELNLPLLTHCSTCQGVIGHVDERLKECQTKNPVYIEQVNGLLAKEGCLPYRGSTEVKHLLYALVTDYGLAEITKRVTRKLSGLKCAAFYGCYLLRAQKSMPYDDPFNPEAMENVFCAVGAEPVYYRGRTQCCGWPLSSYATTQSFQMAGTHIQDALTAGADCMVTPCPLCHLNLDSRQPEVEKVIEKKLGLPVLHLPQLIALALGVSPKELGLDKHIVSTKPVLEKLGF; encoded by the coding sequence ATGCTATCTCAAAGTCTAAAATACGCTTACTTTCCTGGTTGTGTTGCTCAAGGTGCTTGTCGGGAACTGTACCAATCAACTCAAGCATTAACCAAAGCTTTAGGTATTGAATTAATTGAACTGAAAAAAGCTGCTTGCTGTGGTTCGGGTACTTTTAAAGAAGATTCCCAACTGTTAGAAGATACTGTTAATGCGCGGAATATTGCTTTAGCTGAAGAATTGAATTTACCTTTACTTACTCATTGCAGCACTTGCCAAGGTGTCATCGGTCATGTTGATGAACGGCTGAAAGAATGTCAGACCAAAAATCCAGTATATATTGAGCAAGTGAATGGATTATTGGCGAAAGAAGGCTGTTTACCTTATCGCGGTAGTACAGAAGTTAAACATCTGCTTTATGCTCTAGTTACAGATTACGGTTTAGCAGAAATTACCAAACGCGTCACCCGCAAGTTAAGTGGGTTAAAATGCGCCGCGTTTTACGGTTGCTATCTTCTGCGCGCGCAAAAATCCATGCCCTATGACGACCCATTCAACCCCGAAGCAATGGAAAATGTTTTTTGCGCAGTCGGTGCAGAACCAGTTTATTACCGAGGACGCACACAATGTTGTGGTTGGCCTTTATCTAGTTACGCCACTACCCAATCTTTCCAAATGGCGGGGACACATATTCAAGATGCTTTGACGGCTGGTGCTGATTGTATGGTTACTCCTTGTCCTTTATGTCACCTAAATTTAGATTCTCGCCAGCCAGAAGTAGAAAAGGTAATTGAGAAAAAGCTGGGTTTGCCAGTGTTACATTTACCGCAGTTAATTGCTTTGGCGTTAGGCGTTAGTCCTAAAGAATTGGGTTTAGATAAACATATAGTTTCGACAAAGCCAGTTTTGGAAAAATTAGGGTTTTAG
- the fabF gene encoding beta-ketoacyl-ACP synthase II — protein sequence MTDYKRKRVVVTGVGAITPIGNTPAQYWEGLLSGRNGIDFITAFDASRHDCRIAGEVKNFDPHIYLERKEVKRMDRFSQFGVSAAKQAISDARLEINELNAEQVGVIIGSGIGGLKVLEDQQTVYLNRGPDRCSPFMIPMMIANMAAGLTAIHTGAKGPNSCSVTACAAGSNAIGDAFRQIQWGYAKAMICGGCEAAITPLGVAGFAAARALSTLNDPANACRPFDRDRDGFVMGEGAGILVLEELEHALSRGARIYAEIVGYGMTCDAYHMTSPVPGGLGAARAIEIALKDGELTPEMVNYINAHGTSTPANDSTETAAMKKALGDSAYKVAISSTKSMTGHLLGGSGGIEAVATVLAVANDQVPPTINLQNPDPECDLDYIPHTSRAQEVNIALSNSFGFGGHNVTLAFKKYV from the coding sequence ATGACAGATTATAAACGTAAACGCGTTGTGGTAACTGGTGTTGGCGCGATTACACCAATTGGCAATACACCAGCACAGTATTGGGAAGGATTGTTAAGTGGTCGTAATGGCATTGATTTCATCACCGCTTTTGATGCATCTCGCCATGATTGCCGCATTGCTGGTGAAGTCAAAAACTTCGATCCACATATTTATTTAGAGCGCAAAGAAGTTAAGCGCATGGATCGGTTTTCCCAATTTGGGGTTTCGGCGGCAAAACAAGCTATATCTGACGCGCGTTTAGAGATTAATGAACTGAATGCAGAACAGGTCGGTGTAATTATTGGTTCCGGTATTGGCGGTTTGAAGGTTTTAGAAGACCAGCAAACAGTCTACCTAAACCGCGGCCCCGATCGCTGTAGTCCGTTCATGATTCCAATGATGATCGCTAATATGGCGGCTGGCTTAACAGCTATTCATACCGGAGCTAAGGGGCCAAATTCCTGCTCTGTAACCGCTTGTGCAGCGGGTTCCAATGCCATCGGCGATGCTTTTCGCCAAATTCAATGGGGTTATGCCAAAGCCATGATTTGCGGCGGCTGTGAAGCAGCAATTACACCGTTGGGTGTAGCTGGATTCGCTGCAGCTCGGGCACTTTCAACCCTCAATGACCCAGCTAATGCCTGCCGTCCATTTGACCGCGATCGCGATGGATTTGTCATGGGTGAAGGTGCGGGAATTTTGGTGCTAGAAGAACTCGAACATGCTTTGAGTCGAGGCGCTCGCATTTACGCAGAAATTGTCGGTTATGGGATGACTTGTGATGCATATCACATGACTTCCCCAGTTCCCGGTGGATTAGGAGCAGCCAGAGCCATAGAAATAGCACTGAAAGATGGGGAGCTAACCCCAGAAATGGTGAACTATATCAATGCTCACGGCACAAGTACCCCAGCTAATGATTCCACGGAAACAGCTGCGATGAAAAAGGCCCTGGGTGATTCTGCCTATAAGGTGGCTATCAGCTCTACCAAATCGATGACAGGTCATCTTTTAGGTGGTTCTGGAGGTATTGAAGCCGTAGCAACAGTACTGGCCGTCGCCAATGATCAAGTTCCACCAACAATCAATCTCCAAAATCCTGATCCAGAGTGTGACTTGGATTATATTCCTCACACCAGCCGCGCTCAAGAAGTAAACATAGCATTATCTAATTCTTTTGGGTTTGGCGGTCACAATGTGACGCTAGCCTTTAAGAAATACGTCTAA
- the acpP gene encoding acyl carrier protein — protein MSQAETFDRVKKVVVDQLGVEADTIKPQSTFIDDLGADSLDIVELVMAFEEEFDIEIPDESAEKILSVQDAVDYINSKAAASA, from the coding sequence ATGAGCCAAGCGGAAACTTTTGACAGAGTCAAGAAAGTCGTTGTCGATCAACTAGGTGTTGAGGCCGATACTATCAAACCACAATCTACATTTATTGATGATTTAGGAGCTGACTCCTTAGATATCGTGGAGTTAGTAATGGCTTTTGAAGAAGAATTTGATATTGAAATTCCCGATGAATCCGCTGAAAAGATTTTATCGGTTCAAGATGCAGTGGATTATATCAACAGCAAGGCTGCTGCGTCTGCCTGA